GAGGAGGTTGGTCTGGTCGGCTATGTCGTTTATGACCTCGACCACCTCGTTTATCTCGTCCATCATGCTGTGGAGGTCTTCCATGTTCTGTCTGACCTCGTCGTTGGCGTCACGTATGTTACGGATCGATACCTCGGCTCTCTCGGCTTTACGTCTCCCGTCAGTCCCCTTCTGACTCGCCCTGTCAGCTGCGAGAGAGACCTCGTCGGCACTCGCGGCTATCTCCTCTACCGAAGCACTCAGACCGGATATCTCGGATGCGATCTCGTCTATGTCCTCCTTCTGACCCTTCACGGTCTCCTCCGTCTCCGACGCGAGTTGGTTGACTTCCTTGCTCGTGTCCTTGACTATCTCGGTGGAGTCCTCGACGCCTTCTGCCATTCTCTCCATGGCTTCTATGTTCTCTATATCACTGAGGAACGAGTGCTGGTATGTGTCGACTGCGATCTGCATGTCGAGGTTAGTTATCTTGAGAACCGACATCACGGTCTCGAAACAGTCGGACAGCTCCGACTCGACTGCTGACTCTATACTGCGTTTGAGATCCGACTCGGAGCCGTAGTCAGAGTCGGAGTCGGAGTTGGATACCTCGTCGGCGACCCTCTCAGCTATCCCGTCTTGGGCACGTCTCCTTATCTCGGGAAGTATGTTTCTGTAATAGAGTACGTAAGCCCCGAAGTAGTACTTCGGAGGCATATTTATCATGTCGTGTAGCTTGCCTATCCGTGCGCGGTCTGCGAAGTACTCCGTACTGTAGCTCCCGTTTCCGAGAGACAGAAGATACTCCTTCTGTGTCTTCTTGAGTTCGGAGACGGGACGTGACGAGCGCTGTAGTATCTCGTCGGTCTCCTCGAACGACTCCAACGTCGCATAGAAGTCGTCGACGGCTTCGTCCTTTACCTTCTCCAACACAGGAGTGAGCTTCCGGAGTCTCCGAGCGTCCTCGCCGTCGAATCCGATTATCTTCTTTCTGAACTCTATCTCGCTCTCGTCTATTCCTAACTCGTCTATGAGACTACTGCCGTCAACTTTACTTCCTCTCCCCCCAGAAGAGGACTTTTCCCCCAGGCTCATGCGCCTGTCTTCAGCACGGTAACTTATATTTTTTTGGGTAGATATGGAAATACCGTAAAAATGTCCTAACCGGGGTTCCTTCCTTTTTTGACCCGCGGACGCGTCGTACGTTTATGCAAGACCTGACCCATCGTGTCGATGATCAGACCCAGACGTACCCAGGAGACCCCGACGTCGAGATAGAGCCCGACTCGGTCTACTCTGAGGACGGATACAGGGTCTCACGTCTGTCGCTCGGAAGCCACACCGGAACACACGTCGACGCGCCGTCCCACACAGAGCCCGACGGAGACTCGCTCGGGTCGTACGGAGTAGAGTCGTTCGTCTTCGAGAGCCTACGTGTCGACTGCCGTGACCTGGGCTCGCGCGAGAGTATAGGTCTCGAACGTCTCCCTGACCTCAGTGCCGATACATCCGTCGACTGCCTAGTCTTCTGGACGGGCTGGGACAGACACTGGAATACCGACAGATACCTCGATCATCCGTATCTGTCGCGCGAGGCGGCTGAGTACTGTGCCGAACACGGGGTCGCAGTCGGAACCGACACACTCAGCCCCGATCCGACGCCCTCGGAGGAGTCCCACGACACTAACACGAGCTTCGACGCACACAGTGCTCTTCTCGGCGAGGGATGTCTGATCTTCGAGAACCTCACGAACCTCGGAAAGCTACCCGAGAGATTCGAACTCCGAGCCTATCCATTACGTCTCGATACCGACGCGTCGCCCGTGCGTGCTGTCGGGGTTAGACTCAGTAAGACAGATGGAACTGTGTGAACCGGGTTGGGCTACTCGTACCTGAGGGCGTCTATGGGGTTTACCTTCGATGCCCTCCAGGCGGGATATATGCCCGCGACCACACCGACTGTGACTCCCATGAAGACCGAGAAGACGACCCATCCGACTGCGGGAGTGAAGCCGACACCCGCATAGACCGTAGCACCCCAGGCTATTCCGAGACCGATGGGTATTCCGATGACTGATCCCGCGGTGCTCAGTAGGACAGCCTCGGTGAGGAAGAGCTTCACGACGTCGCGGTTGGTAGCTCCGACTGACTTCATTATTCCAATCTCCTTCGTACGTTCGGTCACGCTCACGAGTGTGATGTTAGCTATTCCGACCGCGCCGACTACGAGTGATATAACGGCTATCCCCGTCACGAACTTAGTTATCCTGTCTATGACGTCCTGTATCTCGTCTATTATGTCGCCGCTCGTCTGAACCGTGAATCCACTGTTGTCGGGAACCAGACCCGAGGCGTCGGAGCTCTGTCTGAGGTACTCCTCGATCTTGTCTCCCGTCTCTCCGACACTTTCAGTGTCAGCGACGACAGTCATCTGTGGGTAGGCTTTCTGGTCGTATCCGAGACCCGGTACCGTCACTGTCGTGGTGTAGAAAGGATCTGAGGGTAGGTAGAAACGCGGGACTGCGTCGCCGAATCCCGTGACGAACTCGCCCTGTGTCGACGACACTATTCCGACTACTCTTAACTCGGTCTCCTCGCCTGACGAGTCTGTCATAACCACCGTCGAGCCGACTGTGACGTTCTCCCCGAACGCCTCTGCGGCGGGCTGATTCATGACTATCTCGTCGGATCCAGACCTGAATCCACGCCCCTCCAAGACGGATTCCTGGCTAAACGTCTCGGGAACCGTGGCGATCACTGTCTGTTGTGCGACTGTCCGGTTGGCATACGACAGGGACGACACCGGAATTATTCCTCTCGGTATCACCTTCTTGACCCCCTCTATCTCCGAGATCTCTTCTACGTCACCCGTCGTAAACACGGGGTTTATCGAGGCTCCGAAGTCGGTCGGGGCACCGTGTTCGTCCTCGCCCGGAAAGACATAGATGTTGTTAGCGTTCGTAGTGCCTATCTGACCCACGACGTCAGCCCTGACACTCGCGCCGAATGTTGAGAAGACTATCACAGACGCGATACCGATCACGACACCTAAGACTGTGAGAGAAGACCTCAGACGGTGAGCACGTATCGAACGTCCGGATATACGTAGTATCTCTTTCAGCTTCATACTCGATCCCCTTTTCTGAGATCTTCGACTCTCTCAACGTCGCCGTCACGGATATGTACGATTCTCTCAGCATGTTCGGCAATACGGCGTGAGTGTGTCACGAGGAGAACCGTGTTTCCGTCGTCGTGAATCTCCGAGAGTAGATCCATTATCTCGTCCCCCGTCTCGGTGTCTATGTTTCCCGTGGGCTCGTCGGCGAGAACTACCGACGGGTCCGGGGCAAGCGCGCGTGCTATCGCAACACGCTGTCTCTGTCCTCCGCTAAGCTGGGTCGGCTTGTGGTCGTATCTGTCTCCTAAGCCGACGTCGTCGAGGCTCTGTCTCGCGCGTTCGAGCCTTTCTTCCTTTCCCCATCCGGCGAAAGCCAGAGGCAGTGCGACGTTCTCGACGGCTGTGAGACGAGGCATTAAGTTGAAAGTCTGGAATATAAATCCGACCTCTGTACCTCTAAGGGACGCACGTCTGTCCCCGGTAACCGACCCTATCTCCTCGTCACGTATCCTCACTTCACCCTCGTCGGGAACATCTAGACCGCCTATGAGGTTCAGAAGAGTGCTCTTACCCGATCCGCTCGGACCCATGACTGCGGTGTACGATCCCTCACGCAGACTCACCGAGACCCCGTCGAGAGCCTTTACGGTGCCGCCGAGGTCGTACCTCTTGACGACGTCAGCGACCTCGACTACCGTCTCCGACAGAGAGCCGTCGCCCGGGGCTGAGTTAGCGTGTGTCACTACTCAAGATAGAGCCTGAGACCGTATATACCTTTGTCCTATCCGCCGTACGGCAGTGGTTCGTCTCTCTAGAACGTCGAACACGCACAAGCCATTTAACCGTACAGTGTGTATGTATCGTGATGGATAAGAGAGACAGCCCCACCGACACTGACACCGACACCGCAGCCGACGACTCAGAAAGCCGGGGTATCACGGACAGCTTCGGTCTACTTGCGATAGCTCTTCTCGTAATAGGTGTCGTAGGAGCGGGTCTTACTATAGCCCAGACCCCGATGGGTACTGACTCGGGCGACGACGCGACGGTGACCGCAGACTCGGTTCTCGACGGGGTACACGAGAGGTACAACTCCTCCGAGACTCTCGCCGGAAACGCGACTGTCGAGGTCAGTAAGGAGGGTGAAACCAGAAGCTACGCAGTCTCGTTCGCCGCTACCGACGAGAACGAGTCACGTGTCTCGGTAGAGACTGAGAACGGATCTGTTGTAATGGGATCGAACGGCTCGGCTGTCTGGCTACATTCCGAGAAGACGGGCTTAACACGTGTCTACAGCCGCGACGAGATACATGACTTTAAGCAGGGTGACGCCGATCCCTTCGAAGGACACGGATTCAACCACAGCAAGTCTGAGTATCCGGGAGCGTGGGGGTCGTTCGACGCCAACATGAACATGACTCAGCCGTGGAAT
Above is a window of Candidatus Afararchaeum irisae DNA encoding:
- a CDS encoding globin-coupled sensor protein, encoding MSLGEKSSSGGRGSKVDGSSLIDELGIDESEIEFRKKIIGFDGEDARRLRKLTPVLEKVKDEAVDDFYATLESFEETDEILQRSSRPVSELKKTQKEYLLSLGNGSYSTEYFADRARIGKLHDMINMPPKYYFGAYVLYYRNILPEIRRRAQDGIAERVADEVSNSDSDSDYGSESDLKRSIESAVESELSDCFETVMSVLKITNLDMQIAVDTYQHSFLSDIENIEAMERMAEGVEDSTEIVKDTSKEVNQLASETEETVKGQKEDIDEIASEISGLSASVEEIAASADEVSLAADRASQKGTDGRRKAERAEVSIRNIRDANDEVRQNMEDLHSMMDEINEVVEVINDIADQTNLLALNASIEAARAGEAGDGFAVVADEVKDLAEQSQERATEIEEIVEGIQETADETLDSLEEMDEDVSEGISVVNTAAETFKEVNSAVEEASDGINEVAEATEDQATSTEEVAGMVDEVSTKAESATRKTHEMKEKTNEQLEDFVLITEALENLISEAAVDIDEIRQQIG
- a CDS encoding cyclase family protein; this translates as MQDLTHRVDDQTQTYPGDPDVEIEPDSVYSEDGYRVSRLSLGSHTGTHVDAPSHTEPDGDSLGSYGVESFVFESLRVDCRDLGSRESIGLERLPDLSADTSVDCLVFWTGWDRHWNTDRYLDHPYLSREAAEYCAEHGVAVGTDTLSPDPTPSEESHDTNTSFDAHSALLGEGCLIFENLTNLGKLPERFELRAYPLRLDTDASPVRAVGVRLSKTDGTV
- a CDS encoding ABC transporter permease produces the protein MKLKEILRISGRSIRAHRLRSSLTVLGVVIGIASVIVFSTFGASVRADVVGQIGTTNANNIYVFPGEDEHGAPTDFGASINPVFTTGDVEEISEIEGVKKVIPRGIIPVSSLSYANRTVAQQTVIATVPETFSQESVLEGRGFRSGSDEIVMNQPAAEAFGENVTVGSTVVMTDSSGEETELRVVGIVSSTQGEFVTGFGDAVPRFYLPSDPFYTTTVTVPGLGYDQKAYPQMTVVADTESVGETGDKIEEYLRQSSDASGLVPDNSGFTVQTSGDIIDEIQDVIDRITKFVTGIAVISLVVGAVGIANITLVSVTERTKEIGIMKSVGATNRDVVKLFLTEAVLLSTAGSVIGIPIGLGIAWGATVYAGVGFTPAVGWVVFSVFMGVTVGVVAGIYPAWRASKVNPIDALRYE
- a CDS encoding ABC transporter ATP-binding protein, which gives rise to MTHANSAPGDGSLSETVVEVADVVKRYDLGGTVKALDGVSVSLREGSYTAVMGPSGSGKSTLLNLIGGLDVPDEGEVRIRDEEIGSVTGDRRASLRGTEVGFIFQTFNLMPRLTAVENVALPLAFAGWGKEERLERARQSLDDVGLGDRYDHKPTQLSGGQRQRVAIARALAPDPSVVLADEPTGNIDTETGDEIMDLLSEIHDDGNTVLLVTHSRRIAEHAERIVHIRDGDVERVEDLRKGDRV